One genomic region from Apodemus sylvaticus chromosome 1, mApoSyl1.1, whole genome shotgun sequence encodes:
- the LOC127681512 gene encoding vomeronasal type-2 receptor 116-like, whose amino-acid sequence MEKMVSLIVFFLVLKLSFLFCHLSDPMCFWRIKDNGNYLGDKEADCFFSIFTRDGYVKNDYFSENLDKHVTPKTILLISSVYFAIEEINRNIHILPNISLQVKIECNLIQDHVKGGLFLKRKEIVPNYYCKKQRRYLIVLTGPLWMTSYKFGPVLYFSRTPEIYCGYFHFLSDQEQFPHLYQMTSKDTSLSLAMVSLIVHFGWTWVGVIITDDDHGIEFLSELRTGMERSSVCLAFVTIISYENFSYVNMIDKYYHQIIMSSAKVVIVYGDKESPVQINFIIWKFKNIHRLWVSVSQLDMITMIGDFMLNSLHGTLIFSHQQSEMSGFKQFMQTVYPSNYSNDMSFAKLWWTYFKCSLPPPNCKKLKKCPTKILFTWFFVPPLGMSMSETCYNLYNSVYAVAHSLHEMVFQHADTYSENDGKVLEYNSWKVFSFLKNIKFVNPPGDMVNMDQNRKLDAEYDIFYIIDILKQYGLKMKIGRFSGHFPNGQQLFMSNEMIEWATDIKEMLPSVCSIPCRAGLRKYFKEGMAVCCFDCYPCPENEISNMTDMDQCVKCPEDEYANTDQTICLKKVVTFLDYEDPLGMALAGVALCFSLLTVVVLCVFLKHRDTPIVKANNETLSYVLLISLIFCFICSLLYIGHQSMARCILQQTIFAIVFTVAASTVLAKTITVVLAFKITVPGRRLRWLLLSGAPNYIIPICTLIQMILCGIWLGTSPPFVDADLHVEHGHIIIFCNKGSVIAYFCVLGYMGSLAVASFIVAFLARNLPDTFNEAKLLTFSMLVFCSVWITFLPVYHSTKGKAMVAVEVFCILASGAGIFLCIFLPKCYIILLRPQINTFNGLRKIHAKTININ is encoded by the exons ATGGAAAAGATGGTCtctttgattgttttcttcttggttttgaagctttcctttcttttttgccaTTTGAGTGACCCGATGTGCTTTTGGAGAATAAAGGACAATGGAAATTATCTAGGAGATAAAGAGGCTGattgtttcttttccatttttacaaGGGATGGTTATGTGAAGAATGATTACTTCAGTGAGAATCTAGACAAGCA TGTGACACCTAAGACCATCCTCTTGATTTCCTCTGTTTATTTTGccattgaagaaataaataggaACATTCATATTTTACCCAACATTTCCCTACAAGTTAAGATTGAATGTAACTTAATACAGGATCATGTGAAAGGAGGTTTgtttttgaaaagaaaggaaattgttCCTAATTACTACTGTAAAAAGCAGAGAAGATATCTAATTGTACTTACTGGACCTCTATGGATGACATCTTACAAATTTGGACCAGTCCTCTACTTCTCTAGAACGCCAGAG ATTTACTGTGGTTATTTTCATTTCCTAAGTGATCAGGAACAGTTTCCTCATCTCTACCAGATGACTTCCAAGGACACATCTCTGTCACTAGCCATGGTGTCCCTAATAGTTCACTTCGGATGGACCTGGGTAGGAGTGATCATTACAGATGATGACCATGGAATTGAATTCCTTTCTGAATTGAGAACAGGAATGGAAAGAAGCAGTGTCTGCTTAGCATTTGTCACTATCATCTCATACGAGAACTTTTCATATGTTAACATGATTGATAAATATTATCACCAAATCATAATGTCATCAGCAAAAGTTGTGATTGTCTATGGGGATAAAGAATCTCCTGTACAAATTAACTTCATAatatggaaatttaaaaacattcataGACTCTGGGTCAGTGTTTCACAATTGGATATGATCACAATGATAGGAGATTTCATGCTTAACTCCTTGCATGGGACTCTTATTTTTTCACATCAGCAGTCTGAGATGTCTGGTTTTAAACAATTTATGCAGACAGTGTACCCTTCTAACTACAGTAATGACATGTCTTTCGCTAAACTGTGGTGGACTTATTTTAAGTGTTCTTTGCCACCTCCTAATtgtaaaaaattgaaaaaatgcccaACCAAAATTCTATTTACATGGTTTTTTGTGCCACCCCTTGGAATGTCTATGAGTGAAACATGTTACAACTTATACAattctgtgtatgctgtggctCACTCACTCCATGAGATGGTTTTTCAACATGCAGACACATACTCAGAGAATGATGGAAAGGTACTGGAATATAACTCCTGGAAG GTGTTCTCTTTTCTGAAGAACATAAAATTTGTAAATCCTCCTGGTGACATGGTAAACATGGATCAGAATAGAAAACTGGATGCAGAGTATGACATTTTCTACAtcattgatattttaaaacaatatggactaaaaatgaaaataggaaggttttctggtcactttcCAAATGGACAGCAACTCTTTATGTCTAATGAAATGATTGAGTGGGCTACAGATATCAAGGAG ATGCTACCCTCTGTATGCAGTATTCCTTGCAGAGCAGGACTCAGAAAATACTTTAAGGAAGGAATGGCTGTCTGCTGTTTTGATTGTTACCCCTGCCCAGAAAACGAAATTTCCAACATGACAG ACATGGATCAATGTGTAAAGTGTCCAGAGGATGAGTATGCCAACACAGATCAAACTATCTGCCTCAAGAAAGTTGTGACCTTTCTAGATTATGAAGACCCCTTGGGGATGGCTCTGGCTGGAGTGGCTCTGTGCTTCTCTCTTCTCACAGTTGTTGTACTCTGTGTATTCTTGAAACACCGAGACACTCCCATAGTCAAGGCCAATAATGAAACTCTCAGCTATGTCCTACTCATTTccctaatattttgttttatctgttcCTTGCTCTATATTGGTCATCAGAGTATGGCCAGatgcatcctgcagcagaccataTTTGCCATTGTTTTCACTGTGGCTGCCTCTACTGTCTTAGCCAAGACAATTACTGTAGTACTAGCATTTAAGATCACTGTTCCAGGAAGAAGACTGAGGTGGCTGCTGCTTTCAGGGGCACCTAATTACATCATTCCCATATGCACCCTGATCCAAATGATTCTCTGTGGAATCTGGCTGGGAACTTCTCCTCCATTTGTTGATGCTGATCTACACGTGGAACATGGACACATCATCATTTTTTGCAACAAAGGTTCAGTAATTGCCTACTTCTGTGTCCTGGGATATATGGGCTCTCTTGCTGTAGCAAGTTTTATTGTAGCTTTCCTggccaggaatctgcctgacacattcaatgaagccaagctCCTGACATTCAGCATGCTCGTGTTCTGTAGTGTttggatcaccttcctccctgtctaccacagcactaAGGGCAAGGCTATGGTTGCTGTGGAAGTCTTCTGTATCTTAGCCTCAGGTGCAGGGAtatttctttgcatatttttgCCTAAGTGCTACATTATTTTGTTGCGACCACAGATAAATACTTTTAATGGGCTTAGAAAAATACATGCAAAAACTATAAATATTAATTGA